The following is a genomic window from Phaeodactylum tricornutum CCAP 1055/1 PHATR_bd_32x35 genomic scaffold, whole genome shotgun sequence.
GCTGTGAGGGACGACGAAACCATTGAGGTTCATTTGGACAGTATTCCACTTCATGTTAAGTGCCTCTACTTACTCCTCAGTGTTGCTACTCCTCACCAAACTCTGGAGCAGATCAAATCAGCACTGATTCGTTTCTACCACCAATCCTTACAAACCGGCACGAAGGGTCCAGGAATCTGCGGGCTAACACCCTCCGACTTTGGTGGCGCCACTACTCTGATTGTTGCCCGTCTCAGTCGCGACCTTAGTCATCCACAGCAATGGATGCTGAATCCGATCGAAGCTTCTGTAAGTCCAGATCGCGATTTTGGTACACTCATTTCGAAACTCAAGTCCTACACTCGTGATTTGGCACCCTCGGTACGCATTGACCCCAATGAACGCATCGCCATCATGCGCAAAGACGGAGTTGTGCGATTGCGCGATTTTTGTCCGGACCGCGTAGTTCCATCGACCGTCTCGTTTGGTTTAGCATGGGATGTGACGAATGGGGTTTCAATTGATCTCGATGCATCCGCCATTTGCTTGGATAGTAATATGGAGCTGGTGGATAAGGTCTATTTTGGTAATTTGCAATCGAGCGATCACGCAATTCAACACGCTGGCGATCAACGCAGCGGAGACTCAGCAggtgacgacgaaaccatCAGTGTTTCTCTGCAAATGCTGAATCCGCGTATCACCTACATAGGTTTCGTGATCAGTTCTTTCTCAGGCCAGGAGTTGGACGACATCGCACTAGCTTCCTGTCATTTGTACGACACGGCATCGGTACGGGATATCGCTCGCTACTCATTGACCAATGCCCGAGCACTGGACAAGCACACGGCCTTAGTCATGGGATGTCTTTACCAGGACGAAGGAAGAGAATGGATGTTGCGAATCATCTCGAAGCCGGCGCAGGGGCGTAGCGTCCATGACAACATCGAAGAGCTACAAAACTTTTTGCGCCAGAACCCCCCTGCGTCGCCAGTTGTTtgtgttgaagaagaagagattgATCTCAGTATGCCCGCGTTTGTCCCTTGAGAAGATGATGAGATCGTTGAAGTGCCCTTTTGTGAGTTTCCTGATGAAGAAACTATCGTCAGTCCAAGCTCATAGAATTGTTTTCGAAGTATGGAGATTCATACTCCGTGCACCTCTCCAGAAAAAGCTCTGAATATATATTAGGATTGTGCGCAAGTAAAGATgttgttttgcaaatattcCCAAGTTCATAAAAAAATTATACGGCCATTATTTTAATGGGCTCCACGTTTTCGGTATCGTCATCCCGATTGGTGTGTTCCGAGTTCTTAATATCCTTCAGTGGTGCCATTACTTCAATATCTTCCTCACCGTCGCTGTGTCCTGCGGGAGGACCGTGGCGAACCAAATCCATCAGTTCCGTTACGGTCGTTTGCGTCAACACCGTCGCGTGGCGCGCGTAGTACGCGAGCGTGACAAAGACGACTCCACACAACAGCATGTTGAGGGTTTGCACTACCAGACTCCCGTCGGCACCAGCCCCGGGAATGACAATCGGAATGAACTGCACGTTTCGACACATAAAGACGTGAAACTGCAAGACGTACGTTTCCAAGGTGATACGACCAAAAAACTCCAAAGCTTCCGAGTGCAACTCACACAGATACCGTGACGAATTGCGCAGCATGAGCCATCCCGCCACGGGAATCCAAAAGACGTAGGGATGGATGGGATTGTACGTGAACTTGTCCTGGATGTGTCCGAACAAGATCCACCACAGAGCGATCAGACCGACTCCCCCTGCCCGTTGCATCCACATGGCTCCCGCGCGGACTTGCTCGCCACCGTAGCACCACTGTATATAGCTCTTGAAGTGTCCCCACGAAAACCCGGACAATATGCCAACCCACGCGCTGTAGCGATCGGATGTGAATCGAAAGTAGTATTCGTCGGAAAACAATTTGAGGAAATGACTCGCCTTGGTTTCGTAAAAAAGTACGTGAACGAGGAAGCACACGGCAATCGCGAAAATGTTGCTGTGAGTCCGTGACCATTTTTTCCGGCTTTCCACTGCCTGTGCCAGGGCACACGTGGCCATGGTAATGAAAAAAGCGGCCGTGTGCAAGGGAACAACGTAGTACAGTTCGAGCGGCACGGTCAAGAAAAGACTGAGTAGTATGGGAAAGTAGTTGATGCGGAGCCACATGGAAATGGCACGCTCGAGACTAAAGTCCGACTTCTTGTCAAAGTACTGGAAGTTTCCGAACCCTGTCATCCATACGTAAGCCTACGAGACGGAAGGGACAAAAGGCGGGAGGTAAGGGTGCCCGCATCGATAACGAGAAGCAGTTCGGGACGAGCACGGAGTCCAACTTTATGAATTCACCAGCTTCTCGAACACGTACCGAAACAAAGACTCGAATCGCATTGTAGGCACCATAGTATCGATAATAGTGGTACTAGAACGATGAAACAGTCAGAGAGGGGTAAGTCAATTCGTATAGCAACGGCTAAGCATTCCTGTACGACTACTCTTGCGTGGCGAGTTCCCGAAGCGTACCATAATAAAGGCCCACTGCATCCATCCCTTCCATTCTTCCGTCTGCGGTCGCGAAAGCAGCTGCACACCCCGAGAGCTGGAATTGCCGTCGTGCTTGAGTGTCGCGATACCCGCAATGAGCAAGAGCGCGTTCATGGCCCAGAACATGTAGGGCTTGGCGTTTTCGTTGCGTGGGTACGAGTGGGGCCAGTTGTTCCCGACGTAGGCGACGACGAGCACGACGGCAATCTGTCCCTGCGCCAAGAGAAAGTCCTTGCGACCTTTCCAGTGATTGGAAAGTAGATTCACAGCGTTGTTCATTttattttgtttttgtttgggACTGTAAATGTCGCTTGCGTTGTCCTTTCTGGGCCTTGTTTTGGCCATGGTCGAGGCGAGGCCTACGCAACCTGTGGGATGCGGTTCCGTGTTCGTTCGGAAAAAGGATGCCGTTGGCTCGGTGTTTACAGTAGTTACCTTCGCTAGTTCAGAAATACTACGGGTACTTACGACGGAAACGGTCGGTACTCGTATCGGACAGTCattggtcattttcaaacAAAAACCAGAACGATACGTTTCGGTGGGAGTCTCCCCTCTATTGTATTAGGGTTAGGGTAATCAAATGTCTGTCAGTCCCtaatgtgtgtgtgtgtctgtgCATGTCAATGGGTGCGATTGTTTCGTTTCCGGCACAGCCATCGTTCCGTACTGACCGTGACAGGCGATGGActgcaacaacgacaacCGTAACGGCGACACTCTTACTAACTGGGGATACGAGAGCACTGCCAACGGTGTGCCAATTTTTGTGGAATTACCCCACCTTCCGCGCACCCGAGACCGACAATGATACAACACGGAGCGTGATGTGAGAGGTCTCTTCCATTGCCACCTACTACGCGATGGCCTGACTGTAATGTCGGATCGTACCAAGTCTACGGTTGCTCCTACTACCTCGAGGTCCCTGTCCGCATCGTCCTACGTGTTTGTCACGACTAGCGACAGAGCACGTCATACACTGCACTTGCACGTACCCACTCTCGTTGACTACTACTATTATGACAAAGGATGATGAACGTTTTGGGGCTCGAGGTCTTTAAATTCCCCTCGAGATCGAGTTCCTCAAACACACCTCCTCCATTCCACGACACCTGATCCCATACATCACATCACAGTCCGTCCCGCCCCACCCCCTTCTCCGAGCTCCCTGACTGCAAACCCGCCAACGTTGCGGTAGGAGGACCACACagctttttcattttgtttcTCATTCGGTTTCAGTTTCGTCGACTCGCACAACTTGAACTCAACGAAAGGACACATATTTTTTCTTGACCAGACGATACACGTACGCACAAACAGAaccattcacagtcaacgcatCATCGCAATATGGGAAACACCGTTACCAAGTCTGCTTCTGTCCCCAATCTTCGGGCCCTCGTGAACGAGAAAGATGAATCCTTCGCTCACGACACTTCGTCCCCGGACTCTCCGCTCAAGCCGGTAGTCATTGTCACCACGGACAATCTCAACGAAGGCCTCCCACCGTTGACTCCCGGTACGACGATTGCCAATTCGGAAACCGAAAGTTTGGTCTCGTCCATCTCGGACCCGCTGGCGAGTCCAGCCTCGCTCGACACCATCACTCCCGCCCAGACCTTTGCGGTGGCGCAGTGGGACGGCCAACAGTACTTTGCGGATTTGGTGCGCGACGGACTCGCCGCTCTCCACAAGGACAATACCAACGTTCTCATGCTTTACGAGAGCCCGTCTTCCTCCAGCACGGAAACATCCTTCTACAACTCGCAAGTTTTCAACTATCACGATTTTCCCGCCTTTCCTCCCTACTACAAGTCCGTACTGGCACCCTGCCGCTACAGTATCATGAACGGGTCGACCTACCCCTCGTATCTGCGAGATGATCCTCCCTCGGGTTTGATCGAGCACTGGCAAGCCACGGTCCCGGACTTTGTGGCTCCCACCTTTGTTCCAACAATCGACGAACAAGCTCAGGTCTACGCCTACTTGCCCGTGGAACACCTCAATCTGGACAATCACGTACTGGTACCACACGTTCACTATCACTTGGCCGGCAAGGACGCCATTCACCTCATGACCAACAAGACCACCCGGCTTTTGGCCAACACGCAGGACGAGCGACCCTGTGTGGCCAAAGTCACACACGCCATGGGTAGCAAAGGAATCTTTGTCATTCGgaacgacgaggacgaggtGGAATTCAACGAGTTTTTGCTAGAATCCGGCAATCCCACCTTTGTCGTGACGGAATACGTGGAAATCGCCCGCAACGTGGCGTGCCACTTTTTCGTCCACCCTTCCGGCGACGTGACCTTTTTCGGTTCCAACGAAAACGTCCTCTTGCCCAACGGCGACTGGAGCACGGACTCGACCATCGTCATGGCCGAACAGGAAATGCTCAAGAACATGCAATTGCCGTACGTTCAAGACGTGGTCGCCTACTGCCGAGCACTCGGTTTCTGGGGCTTTTGTGGCGTCGACGTGCTCTTTGATACGAACGGCAAGGGATACGTGGTGGACGTGAATCCTCGGGTCACGGGAACCTGTCCGGCACTCATGATTGCCCAACTATTGCAAGCTCGGTACGGCTTTACGCACGCACTCTTCCGACGTAACAGCTCCTTCGCGTACCGAGGCACCGCCGCCGAACTCTTGGCCGAAACCGAAGCGTACAACAAGGTTCACGAAGGATCGAGTCGTATCGTACTGCACAGCTTTTACGAAAAGAAGCCAACCTTGACTCTACTCAACATTGCCGTCTACGGGACATCTCTCGAAACCTGTCAGGAGGTTTTGGACCGCCTGGCACCTCCcattgaagacgaagaggaagcatCCGCATGAGAAACTTGATTTTTGCTACATGAGTAACAGTGCAGCGTCTGCCGTGTCTCTAAACGGTACTCACTACCTATGTACGTAACCAGCCTGAACAAAATACATCTCTTCACTAAAGTTACGTGTAAAATCAAATTTATAAAGTAAATGTGGTTAGGCTGCCGATCTCGATTTCCGAGGCGGATAACGAAATTGTATTCTTCTCAGGCGCCGAATGCTGCAACTTGAACGCGCTTGGTGGTCATTGAACTGTAAGTTGTTCACTCGTCGTCACTTGTCGTTTCGAGACGGCGTATGCCCTTTCTGCTGCGCATCGTTCTATTTGCTCTCCACAATAAGGTCGGCATGTTTGCGACTGTGGTGATCAATCCAAGCAGAGTTCAAGACGTCGTTGGAGTCGGCCTTGCGTCCGGCGCCAATGTGTCCTTCGCCCCACATCTGGATCTTTTCTTCCGTCCAGTTGCTGAGATGCCGATTGATGAGACGTTCTCGTTGTTCTTCCAACGTGGTACAGGCGACGTACCTATCCGCACAGATACAATACGTCAGAAAACGCGAGTGATTCCGTTAGAACAGGTATGAGTACGTATACGTTGACACAAAGTATCGAATAGATGCACTTGTCGCTACATATACGTACCACGCTTCGTCAAAGACTCCTTGCAAGGAAGACCAGTTGGGATCGTCCCACGCCAACAAGTAGTTCCCTTCTAGAAAGACAATTTTGTGTGTCATCATGAGTTGAACTCCGTCTGGTACGGGATCGCTCTTTTCTCGGCTGTACACCGGGAAAGACCCTTCGCCGTGGTGCCGAGCTTGCTTGAATTTTTCGGCACACAAATCGTGATCGAACGTCCACGGCGCCCCGCGACGTTGCAACAGCTGCTCGTACGTATACACGCAGGCCTCCGTTTCGGCCATCTTCCGTAAAGATTCTCGACTGTAGTGAAAGCCGTCCATGGGCAGCACAACCGCAATGCCCGGTTCCAACCGGGCATTCACCCGCTGCGCCACTTTTTCACAAAGCGTCGATTTGCCCGAGCCGGGTCCGCCCGCTACCGCAATGAACAATTGGCCGTTTTGCAGGTCGTCTTTGCGGGATTGGTAGGTAGTAACGACACGCTGAGCGAGGGATTTAAAGAGATCCGTCGCGTGTCGGTTGACGGCTTGCATGTCCTCAGGCAACGAGAAACTCAACTGGCGTTGGTGATGGCCAGTCCCGAGACGGCGTGACTCCCATAtggcgtcttcttcgtcctccgTCATGCCTTCGTAGAACGTTACATTGCTTGCCATCTTGGACATGATACCATTTTCGGGAACTTCGGGAAGTAGAATCGAGTCTTCCAAACGCAAGCTCTCGAGGTTCGGGGTCGTTGTAGGGGATACGGTGTTGTCCTTCATGGTCGCGTTGGTGTCGGCGTCGAGCTCGGCATTTTCTATGTTGTTCGCGATTCGGACCGGATGTGGGCTTCCGGGTCGGAGGAATCGAAGAAGTCGACCAAATTCGATGTGTCGCCGTCAGCCGATGGAAGGACAAAGAAATTCCGAACCGAGGAATCGAATCTTGAGTGCCATTTGACATGTGGTCGGATCCAACGTTGGCAACTTTTGATTGGTCCATCTGAGTACCGTTGTGCAAGGCGGATCCCACGCTCCTACAGTCCATGCTGGCACCATGAACGACCGGTAGTTTTCTGCTACTTCCAGTTAGATAAATTAAAAGGAGACACCTCGCCGCGGCTGTGAAGATCGCCAGTCCTAAGCTGTCACCGATGTATGGTATATTTACAGTTTGAAAGGGCGCAATTCGCCGTCGGAAATCATGTTTGCCCCACCGGTAAAGGGATCTGTCGGATTACACTCCATAACTTGGCAGATTCGGCAAGCTAGTAATCGCAATTCGTTCGCTTCGCCAACCGTTGGTCGCGGCATGGGCTCCTGCGAGGGGGGCTGCAGATAGCGAGCCTGATTCCACCACGAATCCAGATCGGTATACGCGGGCGGAGCTTCTCCTGTTACCGTACAGTAGATGACGCAAGCTTCCAACCAGGTCCCGTGCGGACTCGGATGAAAGTCGTCCCAGCTGTACAGTTTTTCCCAAAGCACGCGGTGCTCGTGGTACAGAACCCGGAATGCTTCTCCCACTGGGGCGACCCGGCATTCGCGCCCCAGCAAAGTCTCTAGTAACTCTTGGTAAATCTGATACCCCTCCAGGACTTTGTCCGTAAAACTATCCACACCACCTAAATCTTCGCTACCGTTCATATTGGGAACTTTGTAGGCGAATGTTTGCAAAAATACAGGGACGACGTTGGATTTCTGAAAGAGCGGCGCATAGTGCTTGCGTAGTACTTCCAGCGTCCGCCGTCGATTGGAATCTCGCGCTGGTGCCTGCGTATAATCGTTCATGACCACAAAATCCCATTCCATCTCTTCCCCGAACAAGGCCGACACCATAGGCGCTCCGGTATCAAAGGTACCGTCGTTGCGCTGGGCGGCCGGTGTGCGAAACTTACTCGTCATGCCGTTCCCTTCCTCCCATAACGACGGCAGCGACGCGCCGCCTCGCAAACAGGAATCTTGTTGTACCGAGCTGTATCTCCCGGAATGCTCGAGCATACGTTGCACCAAACGAGGACAATCGTTAAAGTACAAAATAGAATTGCCTAGAAACGCTACCGATATGGAcgattcttccttttcccgTCTCGAGACTGTCTCGAGGCCGCTGTGATTCGTATTCATCTCCGAAGAACTCTTTGCTGCAAAGCCAAGCCCATTTGCCAACAAAGACAAAAGCACGCACAAAAGACAAGCGATTCGTGGTCGACTTCGTAACTTGATAGCCATTGTGAGAAAAACAGTGTGTGAAGAGCCGGTACTCCGTCTCGGTCCGAGCCATCGAATTGGCGGACGAAATGTGAATCATTTTCAGTCTTGTCGTGAACAAGTGACGTCAAGACAAGCAAATTTCATTTACAGTGTCCGGCGACAAGTGAATATGCTTTTTTCAACACACAGGAAgcctctcacagtcaaaaacaCCGTTTTTCCATCAGTCAATCGAAAAAAACCTTTGGGTGCATAAGAAGAATAGCAAGCCTATCGTTAGACTCTCTATTTGCCTTGGAGGGATTTGTTCTCAAAGGACTTGGAATGGAAGTGATCTGCGTTTTCCCGGAAAGGCCGAACTGCTGACGAGGATCAGAAATCTTACAAATTTCCCTGAACCCTTCGGAGAAGATCGAACGATGTCGCCGTCCGGCCGACCTCTTGTTCCGAATTGTAGTACCGTACACGCCGAAACTACATTTATCGCTAGTTGGAGATCCTGCTCCCTCTTGTGCTCCTCTATCACACATGCACGTCGCAACTGATTCAAAAATCGTTCGTACAATTTGGAACGCGATTCCAACCGCCTTCTCGCCATGACCAGCGAAGGAAGCTCTATACCTTCCTCCGCCACCTCAGAACCGAGACAGACGAGTACTACCAACGGCGAGGAATCCAAGACTATGCAACGGTCCGGCGATGTCGAGTCCAGCTGGAGCAAGTCGGAACATACGAGTTCTCGGGGCAACTACGATTACGATTACGATGAAACCACCATTGAAAAGATTGTCGTGCAGGAAGGTTACAGCATAGATGATGTTATTCCAAGGAGGAAAAAATTACCCAAtaagaaaaaggaaatatCGAGCTTACCGGAGGTCGCCCATGCATTTGAGAAGGCCAAGATCAAAGTCGACACGGCCCGCCTTTCCGCCAATGATGTTTTGCTACTTCGTCAGCTAAACCTTACGTATCAGACAGAGATGGAGGTCAAACAGATAAGCAACTTGGCCCGATACCAGTCGATGCAAGAAATGTCATTTATAGCTGTTCTGGTGATGGTCTTGCTGCAAATCATTGCAGTTGTCTTGTGTGCCCACTTTGCCGACGTTTCGGTAGCTGATGCGTTGCTGTTTGCCATGTATACCGTCACAAGCGcaggattcggaagcgtcgATATCCCCAAAACATCAGGTTTTCTGCTGTATGTAACGCTCTACGTATTTTTGGGCATTTCGAGTCTAGCCATTTTGGTACGTCAATGTTCAGAGCTGCGTGAATCTCAGAGCCCTACGCTTTTTGCACGCTTTGTTCAGTGTCTCATTTTGAAGTTGTCTCTCTTCTCTTTGCGAACACAGGTAGCGCAAGTCTATCAATACCTTGAGTTCGAAAACCAACGTCTGAATCATGCACGTGACAAGGCAAGAATGGCGAGGGAAGGCTTGCGAACGTTAAAGCAGATTCAAGATCAAGAACCGACGGTTGAGACTGTTATTCGCTACGACTTGATCAGAGCTCTTAAGACAATTCCACAACCTCGACGGTTTGTGCGCCTCCAAACTAGAGTGACCAAGGATGTAAATCCAGAACTCGTCTACGCGCTCGGTGTAGGTGGATTCTTGACAAGTCTACTAGCTATTGGAACTTTCGCCATGATGGCCATGGAAGGGTGGACTTTTCCGGAAGCCCTGTATTTTTCTACCTTTGCTATGACTTCTATTGGTTACGGTGATCTGGCTCCAACGAAACAATCCAGCACATGGTTTGTTGTGTTTTGGTTGCCCTTCAACGTGGCGTTTCTCTCATTGTACCTTGGCACTGTCGCCCATTACTTTGTCATGATCAGTAGATGGAATGTTTCTCGCATTAAAAAATCACTGACCGACAGCTTAGAATCAAGCTCCTCCTTGGAACATAATAATACTGTCGGGGAATATACCATTGATGACACCGACAGCGTCGAAAATGCAGTCAGCAGAGGAACT
Proteins encoded in this region:
- a CDS encoding predicted protein encodes the protein MNNAVNLLSNHWKGRKDFLLAQGQIAVVLVVAYVGNNWPHSYPRNENAKPYMFWAMNALLLIAGIATLKHDGNSSSRGVQLLSRPQTEEWKGWMQWAFIMYHYYRYYGAYNAIRVFVSAYVWMTGFGNFQYFDKKSDFSLERAISMWLRINYFPILLSLFLTVPLELYYVVPLHTAAFFITMATCALAQAVESRKKWSRTHSNIFAIAVCFLVHVLFYETKASHFLKLFSDEYYFRFTSDRYSAWVGILSGFSWGHFKSYIQWCYGGEQVRAGAMWMQRAGGVGLIALWWILFGHIQDKFTYNPIHPYVFWIPVAGWLMLRNSSRYLCELHSEALEFFGRITLETYVLQFHVFMCRNVQFIPIVIPGAGADGSLVVQTLNMLLCGVVFVTLAYYARHATVLTQTTVTELMDLVRHGPPAGHSDGEEDIEVMAPLKDIKNSEHTNRDDDTENVEPIKIMAV
- a CDS encoding predicted protein; this translates as MKDNTVSPTTTPNLESLRLEDSILLPEVPENGIMSKMASNVTFYEGMTEDEEDAIWESRRLGTGHHQRQLSFSLPEDMQAVNRHATDLFKSLAQRVVTTYQSRKDDLQNGQLFIAVAGGPGSGKSTLCEKVAQRVNARLEPGIAVVLPMDGFHYSRESLRKMAETEACVYTYEQLLQRRGAPWTFDHDLCAEKFKQARHHGEGSFPVYSREKSDPVPDGVQLMMTHKIVFLEGNYLLAWDDPNWSSLQGVFDEAWYVACTTLEEQRERLINRHLSNWTEEKIQMWGEGHIGAGRKADSNDVLNSAWIDHHSRKHADLIVESK
- a CDS encoding predicted protein gives rise to the protein MTSEGSSIPSSATSEPRQTSTTNGEESKTMQRSGDVESSWSKSEHTSSRGNYDYDYDETTIEKIVVQEGYSIDDVIPRRKKLPNKKKEISSLPEVAHAFEKAKIKVDTARLSANDVLLLRQLNLTYQTEMEVKQISNLARYQSMQEMSFIAVLVMVLLQIIAVVLCAHFADVSVADALLFAMYTVTSAGFGSVDIPKTSGFLLYVTLYVFLGISSLAILVAQVYQYLEFENQRLNHARDKARMAREGLRTLKQIQDQEPTVETVIRYDLIRALKTIPQPRRFVRLQTRVTKDVNPELVYALGVGGFLTSLLAIGTFAMMAMEGWTFPEALYFSTFAMTSIGYGDLAPTKQSSTWFVVFWLPFNVAFLSLYLGTVAHYFVMISRWNVSRIKKSLTDSLESSSSLEHNNTVGEYTIDDTDSVENAVSRGTQRRERIRQNSDMSFAEELQREGAATVQDLLALLSSSASKDIPLRLNAPTDTAVIGSAKPTPLIEKLWRSTTATDGPSLALRFLVEKRLARIVATEVAGFESSMQIKGCTFFVTINSLKGTAEKWHIPRRARSAFRASAFESLFFVGEREIISDGLDGFLKLNPYEFNDLFRPFVMALGDKETMEAWLACTEVLVDQSPGKEMATIEEGGGEEDDDPGSNMGMRRSFHLSMKNEIEDYFPVNQGNAVRIQL
- a CDS encoding predicted protein, translated to SIDLDASAICLDSNMELVDKVYFGNLQSSDHAIQHAGDQRSGDSAGDDETISVSLQMLNPRITYIGFVISSFSGQELDDIALASCHLYDTASVRDIARYSLTNARALDKHTALVMGCLYQDEGREWMLRIISKPAQGRSVHD
- a CDS encoding predicted protein, with the translated sequence MAIKLRSRPRIACLLCVLLSLLANGLGFAAKSSSEMNTNHSGLETVSRREKEESSISVAFLGNSILYFNDCPRLVQRMLEHSGRYSSVQQDSCLRGGASLPSLWEEGNGMTSKFRTPAAQRNDGTFDTGAPMVSALFGEEMEWDFVVMNDYTQAPARDSNRRRTLEVLRKHYAPLFQKSNVVPVFLQTFAYKVPNMNGSEDLGGVDSFTDKVLEGYQIYQELLETLLGRECRVAPVGEAFRVLYHEHRVLWEKLYSWDDFHPSPHGTWLEACVIYCTVTGEAPPAYTDLDSWWNQARYLQPPSQEPMPRPTVGEANELRLLACRICQVMECNPTDPFTGGANMISDGELRPFKL
- a CDS encoding predicted protein, translating into MGNTVTKSASVPNLRALVNEKDESFAHDTSSPDSPLKPVVIVTTDNLNEGLPPLTPGTTIANSETESLVSSISDPLASPASLDTITPAQTFAVAQWDGQQYFADLVRDGLAALHKDNTNVLMLYESPSSSSTETSFYNSQVFNYHDFPAFPPYYKSVLAPCRYSIMNGSTYPSYLRDDPPSGLIEHWQATVPDFVAPTFVPTIDEQAQVYAYLPVEHLNLDNHVLVPHVHYHLAGKDAIHLMTNKTTRLLANTQDERPCVAKVTHAMGSKGIFVIRNDEDEVEFNEFLLESGNPTFVVTEYVEIARNVACHFFVHPSGDVTFFGSNENVLLPNGDWSTDSTIVMAEQEMLKNMQLPYVQDVVAYCRALGFWGFCGVDVLFDTNGKGYVVDVNPRVTGTCPALMIAQLLQARYGFTHALFRRNSSFAYRGTAAELLAETEAYNKVHEGSSRIVLHSFYEKKPTLTLLNIAVYGTSLETCQEVLDRLAPPIEDEEEASA